One genomic window of Leptospira paudalimensis includes the following:
- a CDS encoding chemotaxis protein CheW — protein sequence MAKETSQANQFIHEQYIIFNLGDEEYAIPITIVEEIVKITNLIRVPQSKSYFAGIMDIRGKVVRMIDLAKRLNIKNVTESADRAIVINVSGKSIGVIVDKVSHVVHFPANQVDPPPPSVKGISSRYITGVGKKDNRFIILIDIEKILTVEEMTELATI from the coding sequence ATGGCCAAAGAAACATCCCAAGCAAACCAATTCATCCATGAGCAATACATCATTTTCAATTTGGGAGATGAAGAGTATGCCATCCCCATCACAATTGTTGAAGAAATTGTTAAAATCACAAATTTAATCCGCGTTCCACAATCCAAAAGTTACTTTGCCGGGATCATGGACATCCGAGGCAAGGTGGTAAGGATGATTGATCTTGCCAAACGATTGAACATCAAAAATGTAACAGAGTCGGCAGACCGTGCGATTGTAATCAATGTATCAGGTAAATCAATCGGTGTGATTGTGGACAAAGTGTCCCATGTCGTACATTTTCCAGCTAACCAAGTCGATCCACCACCTCCATCTGTAAAAGGGATTTCCTCTCGTTATATCACAGGTGTTGGAAAAAAAGACAACCGGTTCATCATCCTAATCGATATCGAAAAAATTCTCACTGTTGAAGAGATGACGGAACTAGCTACCATATAA